AGTTGTATCCATCAAGTAGACATTGAACGGGTAAAAGCATTGTGCCAATTTTAGAATTAGCAGGCAAACAGCTCGCACTGCAGATGAATTAAAAGGCACCAGCAATTTTAAGAACTGTTCTCGCATGATGTCAGAAATGCTCCACAAATCACGCCACAGCATTCCACAAGTCCACACGAGTCAGAGAAAACGATAAATGTTCAAGAGCAAGAACTGCAGAGGTGATGGAATTGGGCCACACCTATTGTCCAGAACGACGAGTCCGTCTTCACGGGGTGCGTCAGGTCGTGCTGCAAAATCACCCCAAAAAAATTCAATTCCCAACCGACAAGCGACGAAATCCAAGTGGGTAAAAAGCATCTATCAGCAGGGAATCGAGTGGAACCGAATAGCAAGGGTAGGATAAGGAGAAGCACGGACGTTGAGGTATGGCGGGTTGCCGCGGATGCCGACCTCGACGTGGCCCGCCTGGATGGTGCAGCGGAAGAGCTTGGTGGGCACGCCCTTGGGGAGCTCGATGTACATGTTCACCTCCTCCAGCGTCTGGTCCCATTCGAACACCTTCTGCCCTGCTCATAGCGGGGGGATGGGGATCAAACCCTAGGTCAGAGGGGTGGGGCCTGGGGGCGGCCGCGGAGAAGGGGGAGCAGGGCGTGGAGGTTGGGGGAGGCGGCTCACCGTTGTGCACGAAGGCGTGACGCTTCTCGGGGGCCAGCTTCTCCGCCATTGCTGGCAGCGTCCGGCTCTCCTGACGCTTCTGGAAGATTCTAGACTCCGGCGCTCGTGACGGCCCTCCAAGACTGCTTGCTTTGACGAGGCAAAATGCTCCACTCGACAAAGTACCACTTCATCTATTCCGTTCACCAAAATAACACTAATAATTCGTTCAAAAAAATAACACTGATAACTGGTTAGGCCCCGTTTGGTCGTGTAGGGCTAAAGTTCAGTCTTATCACGTTAAAAAGAATCTTACcaattaaaaatttaaataaaatctatttacaAATTTTTTTCACATGCCATTTAGAaatttaaataaaatttatttacatAATTTTTTCACAgataggtgctaattcgcgagataaaaTTAATGAGCCTAAGTAATCTATGTTTTGTTATAGTGATAGTACAGTAACCCtccgctaattatggattaatataTCTTATTAGATTCATCTCACGAATTAGCCTAAAAattctgcaattaattttatagttagactttatttaatactcatAAATGATAAGATCTCTTTGACGTGacagggctaaagtttagccctctAAAATCCAACACCCTCTTAGTATCACTTTCTCCGGTACAACACTACCTCTTGGTTCCACGTCAAAAGTAAAAGGTTGACTAAGTAATACTAACAGGGGCAGAGCTGTCTTGTGCCGTTAGGGTCGTCAGACCCCGATGAATTTTGCAAAACTCAGTATAAAATATTGTTCGCTATTGTATTTGATCCCGTTGTACCAATAGAGCCGATCCTGATGACTTGATTGGCTTGCCCCTGAATACTAACATAAATATTTACAGAAGAATAAATCAACTGATAATATTATAATTTTATGATTAGATGTGACAAACTACATGAGTATATTATAATTCTATGATTAAAAGTGACAAGCTACATGAGTGAGCGATGATCTATGCCATGTTCAGGATGGATCCAAGAAATTTTTTATTGTAATTTGAGGCCCTTATTTTCTTCTTCACCAATGGCTAAAATTGTTAAGGATTTGGGGAGGGAGGCTCCATGGGCTTCATGGGCAGGAGAGCTCCAGCACCCTGCTTCCATGCTGGATCCACCCCCTAGTCGAGTTGCTTCATAATTAGCTCTTTTATCTTATCTCACGTAAAAAGAGCAGCATTTTCATAAATGAGTAGCAAATAGCAAAAATTTTGGTGTAGTCGGTTTGATCTCTCAACTGCCTCAAATTCGTCCCTCAATTATCAAATTAGTCAATCTAATCTTCAAACTTTCTATTTGGACTAATTTTATCCATGGTCCAATTTGATGTGCTATGTTAGCATGCTTAGTCAGGGATGGGTGATGTAAAGCGGGTCAATAAATATAAATAGACTCTTTGTCTCTGATTTTATGTACCGTGACAAGTATAGCTCAATGATAAAAAGAATGCACAAATTAAAAATGTCTAAGCATTTTATTCGTAGATACAAAATCAACAATCACTTATTTTGCTATATATGGTGTTGAATTCTAGGTCAGTATAGTATTTGAATGGATACTGATGTTTGACTTGGTAACACAACAAGATCTTTGCATGCACTATTAGATGACTTGCAGGTCACATAGACGTGCCACATCACACAAGAGATAAAACTAGGTCTAGATGACAAGCTTGGGGAGAAAAAAATAGAGCTATCTGATCGTTGAGGAATGAATTTAAACTTTGGAAGAAAATTAAGGTATAAAATACCTATTTCACGATACATTTATTTTTTATGACATGATGTTGTAGGTCATTTATGCCTCAGCATGATTTTGGCTTGGTCTAACTCTCACATTAGCACCTCTCATCCCTATTGGCATCATTGTCACAAAAGCAAAGATTTTTTATCTCCATTAATCTCTCTAGTCTAGTTTCAGCaaccaaacatattgacataTTTTTGTCTTAAAGTGTATTCATCACTCCTCGTATCTTTTTTTTAAATCAACAGATATTCTTTCTTCCAAACTTCTTTGGTCATTTCAAAAAGATAACCTTTTGTTAGCAGAGTACCTCAACCTTCGATTGCATCCATTTTCAAGTTTTGTGCTTTAACATGTCGTGATACCATGCTGAGTTGACAAACATAATAAATAGAAGGAATTTTGACAATATAATTGTGCAACTGATATGATCTAAGTCATAGTATAGTATTAAGCCTTAGCTTTATATTGTTGTGAATTAACTTAAGTTATATCCAAATTGTTAATAATGGTAGAGCCATGATTATAAAATTAGGTTATTTCCATCTCAAAAGAAGTCCATTCTAAAAGAGCCTCATAATACTGATAATCAAAATGATGAAGGTTCATGCTGATCAAATTTAATATATCCATGAAACTAATAAGAACACTAACTTACGAGACTGCAGTCTACAGAGGTTGTGAGGCGCTTAGTGCTCTCATCAATTACGTTGCGTCTATTGCTGGATGTGTTAATATGAAATATTGCTGACTAGTGGCGAATCTAGAATTTCTATTTGTGGTGGTCTAATAGAACAATTTTTAGAATTTTAGGCATATTTTAGTGGATAAGTCAATTTAATCTTATAAAAAATATAATTTCTCATATTTCATCTTCTCAATTCAATTATCGATTGTTGTACATAAGAAAATAAGAAAATAACTAGCAGCTATTTTTTTGTTAgtaatatataagtatatatatatgagAAAAATATGGGATAAAGGTGGTTGGGCTAGGGCCCACCTAGCCCACCCCGTAGATCCGCCCCTGTTGTTGGCTATCACCAGATGCCAACTCCTACGGTATGTTCATCAGTTTGGATCCACCCATCGTGTCCCAGCTACCGCTCAAAGCTAAAAAAAAACACTCCACAAATGTGGATCCCGATCTAACATTGTTGGCGATCAGTTTGATACCTGTCGTCCATACGGTTTGTGTAGTGTTTGTGATTTGGGGATTTTAAGGGTATGTTTGGCAGAGCTTTTAGAACTGATTCTCTACTGAATCCAGCAGAAGTTCTGCCGAATAGTTTTttgagagaagtgattctctgctgattctATGAAGAAATTCTGtgaaatgaactaagaggctgggagctggaaaaaagtagcttctcctGATTTTGCG
The sequence above is drawn from the Panicum hallii strain FIL2 chromosome 7, PHallii_v3.1, whole genome shotgun sequence genome and encodes:
- the LOC112899227 gene encoding nudC domain-containing protein 2 — encoded protein: MAEKLAPEKRHAFVHNGQKVFEWDQTLEEVNMYIELPKGVPTKLFRCTIQAGHVEVGIRGNPPYLNHDLTHPVKTDSSFWTIEDGEMHITLQKREKGKTWSSPIQGQGILDPYAADQEQKRLMLQRFQEENPGFDFSQAQFSGTCPDPRTFMGGIRP